In Desulfovibrio inopinatus DSM 10711, the sequence ATCCTGATCGCTTTGTTTCAAAGGCCAAAAGCGAAAGCATCCAAAAGAACATCAAAACCGCATCTAAATGTCCCTCCCCTGCTCCATAGACAAGCAAGAGCGGATGGAAAAGACACAGGGCAATCGCACTCATTCGTTTTTGACGAAGAATCAGTAAGCGGGAAACAACAAGACACGTCGCCAATTCAAAAATGGCCATAACGGCTTTAAAAACAAGCGGCGACGGCTGTATGCCAGCCACCCCGCGAAACAACAGCAACGCGCCAGGCGGATAAATCGCCGTCATATTCGCATGGTTCACGGTTTTGAGAAGCACTCCAAGAGTATCGGACATGCTCGCGGCTGCAACCGAGTCCATGGGAGGCACGATATACGGATTTATGCCCGCCCACTGCACAGCGCCTTCAACAATATATCGGGAAAGGTCCGAACAGGCTGGGAAAACACCTACAAAAAAAATCCGTAATACAATGGCCGGCGCCCAGAGCCAACACCAACGCCATGTTGTGGTTGTTGTTTCCGGAGCATATCGAGCCATGCCGATGGCCGACACGACGCCAACAACACACAAGACGGCAAACAATGATGGTGTCCGTCCCACCGGCCCTAGAAAGGCCAATCCCAAATTACATATACACGCTCCACCCCATGAGAGTTTGAAGAGGTATGTACGCTCCTGGTCGCTGGATTCCTCTGTCTCTGTAGTGGCATACCGCTGTACATCCTGCATGATGATTCCAGAAGAATTCTTCATAGGATGCAATGTTATGGGTGCGTCGGCACAGCATTTAAAGACCAGTCGTAATCAAGATATCGGAGCCGAACATCACCATTGAGCGCATCGAGAGATTGGCCCAAACTCGAATCAGCAAAACGGCGTACAAACATTACCACCCCATCTTCGCCTCCGAAATCCTCCTCGAACCAATCAAAAATCTTGCTGACCCGAAGGGTCTTCCCATCCAGACGATTATACTGCGGGTCATTGATCCAGTCGTGTGCATCGTCATCAAGCTGCGCATCAATATGCGACGCCTCGTACGGTTCTGCTCGAAGAGGGGGACAACTCATCGATGCACAGTTTACGGCGGCATGAACGCGAGGATCCTTGAACATCGGGCGAAGCACATCGTGTTCTATATAATCGAGCGAGACCGTTTTCCCATCAATATGAACAAACTCTTTTTTCCACGGACTGCGAAATAATGAGCCGGCATCCTTAATCGAAGTAATACCGGGGTAATGTTGCAAAATGAGTTTCCACGTCCACGCGTTATAGGCATTGATGTAAAAGGCAAGCTGCTCTTTCGGCGTTAATTGGTCGACCGGAACCGCGGCAAGAATATCCAAATATTGATCAAGCAGAGATTCTTCGGTCTTCAACCCCGCATAATCAACCAGTCCATCTTCCACATGTCGTGAGAGCAATCCAGCATAGATCGTGTTGTCAACGGGCTGACCGGACCACGCCATTTTCGTGTGAAAGGCACACAGTCCCAGCACAAAGATTCCTCCCAAAACCAATCGTATAATACTCTTCATACCGGACGCCTCCTTTACTCCATGGACATGATTCTTCCAGGTTTCTTGTTCCTTGTAGACAGAGCAAGAATCCGCTAGATAACACCTCTTTCTTCTATAAGGACAACTGCAAACACAATCCAGCATAATCGGACTTTCATGCATCAATTCATCAACCGCATTTGCCGCCGACCATGATATCGTTTCTTTTCCTTGTCTGCCTCGCCAGTGTCGCTGGTGCGGGCGTTTTCCGCTTGCTTGGCCGACCGGAGGATCACAACGTCCTCTTCGGACCGGCATTGGTCACGGCGTGCGTCCTGCTTATTCTATTTTGGGGTTTACTGGCCGGCCTGGCGGTCTCAGTATTAGCGCCGATTTGCCTTCTATTGTGTTTGCTCGCTGCTTTCGTTGAAATCCGGGCACTCTCCAAAAACGAAATCATGACCCGGTACGTCCCGGTGCTGGCCTGTGCTCTCCTTGCCGGTTGTACATTTCTGCCATTTTTTTTCCACGGAATTACGAATTTTACGGGAAGTTGGTTTTGGGACAAATGGTTCTATGTGCTTGAGGGGCGAGAGTTATTCGACTTCGGTCTCACAGGCTCGGCACCAACCGCCCTCCTGCCTTTCACCTCATCCATGGAACATACCCGCTTTGCCGGGAGTGCTCTTCTGGCGGTACTGACCCCCATCACCGGGATGGCTGGAGACTCCCTATCAGTATTCGGAATATTTTTTGTCTTTTGCTTGTTTATCCTTGGTGCGTCTTCAGCTGGGTTGGCACAACGGGTTCTTTCTCTCCGTGGCATTCGCTTGCTTGCATTTATCAGCGTCGTCACAGCAGGATTCTGGCCTATCAACCTCATTATTGCAAACAATGTTGACAACTTACTCTATACAGCGCTTTTTCCAACACTCATCGCCCTGGCATGCCAATTCCGCCATGAAACGGAACAAGCCAACGACTATCGGCTTTCCGCTGTTTTGGGCCTTTTTCTCGCCACAACGACAATCGTCTATCCAGAACTGACTCCACTCGCGCTCAGCGCAATCGGTCTCTGTTTCTTCACCCAATCTCCCCGACCGCGCGTAGCCCACTGTATTGCTTGCGGACTTGTTGCCTTCTTATGTCTTGCGCCATGGCTTCCTGCCCTTGGCCACTTCTTTGGGGGACAAGTCGACAATGTTCTGGCATCGGACGCCATTCGACCGGGAAAAGATTTTTATGCCGGTCTCCTCCATCCGACCTATGTCC encodes:
- a CDS encoding DUF547 domain-containing protein, whose protein sequence is MKSIIRLVLGGIFVLGLCAFHTKMAWSGQPVDNTIYAGLLSRHVEDGLVDYAGLKTEESLLDQYLDILAAVPVDQLTPKEQLAFYINAYNAWTWKLILQHYPGITSIKDAGSLFRSPWKKEFVHIDGKTVSLDYIEHDVLRPMFKDPRVHAAVNCASMSCPPLRAEPYEASHIDAQLDDDAHDWINDPQYNRLDGKTLRVSKIFDWFEEDFGGEDGVVMFVRRFADSSLGQSLDALNGDVRLRYLDYDWSLNAVPTHP